From the genome of Longispora fulva:
TGGGAAGAAGCGGCGGCGGCGTTGGCGTCGCTGTGGTGGGCTTCACCCTGCCGTGCGCACGGGCCGTGCGCAATAGCGTGTGACATGCGTCAAACCCAAATCAAGATCATGATTTTGTTACGGAGGTTCCTCCTCCGGCGCGCGTCGGCCCTCGGCCTCGGACGGCCCGGCCACCGGTCCAGGAGAGGTCGCTGACCCGGCTCGGAGGGGGCGACCACGGCCCCGGCAGCGGTGGTCGGGGGATCCGGCTGACCCAGGCTGGCACCTTGGTGCCAGGCACCTTGAGGCCAGCCCGCAGCTAGTGACAGCCCCACGGGGTGTCCGGCAGGCTTATCCACATCGGAAGCGCCAGCCCGAACCGGGTTGGAATACCGATAAGCCAATTAATCAGTCCATTACGCACACAGGTGGAGTCTGTCCATGTCCAGGATCGTCGCACTGTTCCGCCCCGCCGCGAGGTCCCTGGCCCCGACCGCCATGGGACGACGCACCGTGCTGGCCCTCGCCAGCCTCACGTCGGCCCTGGCGCTGGCCGCCTGCGGCTCTCCGAGCACCGATCAGGCGACGGAGCCCACCACCACGCACAGCGCTCCGACCACCGGCGCGGTACAGCCCAGCCGGTCCGCCGCACCGTCGGCGACGCGGTCCGCCGCACCCTCCGCGACCCGGGCCGCCGGAGCCGCCGCGACACCGGGTGCCGCCGCCTGTCCGGTGCGGGCGGAGGACCTGGTCTCGGCGTTGAAGACCGGTTCGGGGGACCTCTACACCCGGGCCGGCAGGCCGGCGGCGGTGGAGGCGGTCGTCTGCGTCGGCGACTTCTCCGTGGCCCGCACGGTCTCAGACGGCACCACCCAACCCTCCCGGGTGCTGTTCCACCACGTCGACGGGACGTGGCGCCCGATCAGCCTCGGTTCCGCGCACTACTGCACGGCGGAAGTACCCGCCGACATCGCAGCGCAGCTACCCGGCTGCGCCTGACCTCCCTCCCGCCTCCTTCGTCATCTCTTCCTCATCCATCTCTCATCCATCCCTCACCACACAGAAGGACACCTCTCCCATGAACACGTACGTTCGCCGTGCCCTCGCGGGCCTCGTCGCCGCCACCGCCCTGACCGGTAGCCTGCTCGCCGCCGTCACTCCGGCCCACGCCTCGTTCACCTCCAGCCTCGGCGGCTCGATCAGCCGCTCCGAGGTGATCGAACGCGCCCAGTACTGGGTCGACCACCAGCCCGGCGACTACAACCAGGGCGCGAGCTCACCCGGCCCGACCGGGGACCGCAACTACCGTCGCGACTGCTCCGGATTCGTCGACATGGCCTGGCACCTCAACTCCGACCCCAACACCCAGGGCCTGCCCGGCGTCTCCACCGAGATCGCCCGCACCGACCTACAGGCCGGCGACATCCTCGACAGCTACTACGACCACGTGATCCTGTTCAACGCCTGGGAGGCCGACCACGTCCACTACTCCTACTACGCCTTCGGCGCGACCCCGGTGCACTTCGTGCCCCGAGCCTCCATCAACGACGCCCAGATCGACGGCCACCCCAACGGCGACTACAAGGCGTACCGGTACCGGAACATCACCGGCAGCCAGACCGCAGCCTCGGCGTCGCCGATGTTCGCCGACCTGGACGGCGACGGCCGGGCCGAGATGATCGTCGCCTCCCCCAACGGGAACGTGACCGCCTACCGCAACGTCAGCACCAGCGGGCTGTGGGCGGCGGGCTTCTACACGGGCAGCGACTACATGGTCGTCGCCGGGGTCGGCAGCAACTACGACAAGCTGCGCTTCGCCGACCTGGACAAGGACGGCCGCGCTGAGATGATCATCGCTCAGGCCGACGGCTCCGTGGTCGCCTACCGCAACATCAACACGAGTGGGCTGTGGGCTGCGGGCTTCTTCACAGGCGTCGACTACATGACGGTCGCCGGCGTGGGGAGCAACTATGACAAGGTGCGGTTCGCCGACCTGGACAAGGACGGCCGCGCTGAGATGATCATCGCTCAGGCCGACGGCTCCGTGGTCGCCTACCGCAACATCAACACGACCGGCCTGTGGGCTGCGGGCTTCTTCACCGGCGTCGACTACATGAACGTCGCCGGGGTCGGCAGCAACTACGACAAGGTGCGCTTCGCCGACCTGGACAAGGACGGCCGCGCTGAGATGATCATCGCCCAGGCCGACGGTTCCCTGATCGCGTACCGCAACATCAACACCACTGGCCTGTGGGCTGCGGGCTTCTTCACCGGCGTCGACTACATGAACGTCGCCGGGGTGGGCAGCAACTACGACCGGGTGCGGTTCGCTGACCTGGACAAGGACGGCCGCGCCGAGATGATCATCGCGGCGGCCGACGGCAACGTGACCGCGTACCGCAACATCAACACCACCGGCCTGTGGGCTGCGGGCTTCTACACCGGCGCCGACTACATGGTGGTCGCCACGGGCGTGCACTAACACCCGGCAGCCAGCCGGTATCGGGTGACACGTCACGCACAGCGAACGAACGGGGCGCGGACCACACGGTCCGCGCCCCGACCGTGTACCGGCCGGAACACCCGGCAGTGCCCGGAACCCATGGCCGGCCGCGCTGAGCTGGCCGTGCTGAACCGGCCGCGCCGGGCAGCGGTTACCGGGCGGGTCACCCGGCCCGAAGGGCGAGCCGCGACAACTGGTCGGCGGCCCGGGTGGTCTCGGGCAGCCGGTACCTCGGCGTCAGAGCGAGAGTCAGCTCCGTCGCGCTGTCCAGGTCGAACCGGTGCCCCACGGACACGAACACCGGCTTGACCCCCGCCCTCGTCCGCAGCACCCGGCCGATCACCTCACCGCCGTCCGTGAGCGGCGACCAGTCGCCCCGTTGGTCCCCGGGCTCCTCGTACTCCCCGATGAACAAGGTCTTGGCCACCCCGATCGTCGGCAGCCCGGTCTCCAGCCCGACGTGGCACGCGAGCCCGAACCGCTCCGGATGCGCGAGCCCCTGCCCGTCACACACCAGCACGTCCGGGGTGACGGTCAGCTGGGCGAGCGCCTCGAGCAGCGTCGGCAACTCCCGGAACGCGAACAGCCCCGGCACGTAGGGGAACGTCGCCAGCCCGGTGGCGGTGGCCTGCTGAACGGGCAGCAGGTTGCCGGCGTCGAGCACCACGACAGCGGCGGCGACCCGGTCGGACCCGTCGGCGTAGGCGACGTCGAGTCCCGCGACCGTCCGGGGGTTGGTCGGGCCGGGGGAGACCTCGACCTGATGTCGCAGCGCGCGCTGGAGGGCGACGGCCTCCTCGGCCGTCGTGGGGAGCGCGGGCACTACAGCGCGCCGGCCTTGAGCGCGACGGTGAACGTGACCCAGTCGGTGGTGGAGAAGATGAGCACCGGCCCGCCCTGGTCCTTGCTGTCCCGCACCCCGGTCACCTGGGGAAGCAGCGCGACCTCGACGCACGCCGCGTCATTGCCGCTACGGTTACTTTTCCGCCACGGTGCCCCGTTCAGGTGTGTGGTCACGCAGATCCCTACTCGCCGCTTCGATCAGCGCGGCTGACGCCTCGGGGTCGAGGGCAGCCCGGTCGATGTCATCGTACGTCGACAGGATCTTGTTGACCTTCGGGGATTCCACGTAGAGGCAGCCGGCCAGGTTCTCGAAATATCCGAACGGGAGGAAGGGCTCGCCGAGGTGGAGGAGTGTGAAGCCGCCGCCCAGGGCGCGATGCATCTCCGTGTCACGGGGCAGGACGCGAATGGAGACACCGGGCCGGTCTCCCAGGACGAGGAGATGACGGAGCTGGTCGGCCATAGTGGCCGGACCGCCGATGGGCCTGAGCAGGATCGACTCATCCAGGATCACGGAGATCTCGGGGTGGTGCAGTTGGTCGAGGAGTTCCTGCCGTTTCGCGCGAAGTTGGATGCCCCGCTCGCGCTGTTCGGCGTCGAATGACGGATCCTCGTCGAACAACGCCTGCATGTAGCCGCGCGACTGAACGAGGCCCGGCACGTAGCCGAGGGTGAAGATCTGGATGCGCGTGGCCCGCGACTCCAGCCACACCAGGTCGAGAAACTGTCCCGGCAGCACGTCGCCGTATTCGTCCCACCAGCCGCGCTTCCAGGCATCCTTCGCCAGCTGGATCAGACCGGCCCGGTGTGCCGCGTCGTGCACGCCGTAGAGGCTGAGCAGTGCGTCGACGTCGGGCCAGTTGATCGGGACGTGCGCGTTCTCGTAGCGGCTGACCGTGCCGCCGCTCTTGTTGATGTGTTCGGCGACCGCGTCCAACGTGAACCCGGCAGCCTCCCGGAGTTCCCTCAGTTGCTTGCCGAGCATGAGACTCCGGAGCGTGCCGGTTTCATTAGCCACCAGCTTATCCTATGCGAAATGTCGTGTTAGGCAAGTCGACAGCATATGGAAATCAACATTACATGCAATCTTGCATGGATGGGTCATCGGGCGTAACGTCCCTGACGCACCGGTCACCGGATGGGGACTGACGGTCACTGTCGTGGGGTCCGGTGCGCCAGCAGGGCGCTCCCGGCCCGTCGAATTCCCGCCCTCTCCCCAGCGCGGCGGACGTCGAGTAGGCAGGCCGGGAGTGCCCCCACCCACAGTGGCCGATGGCCCTCCGCGCGCACCTCGGGCGGGCCGCGGCCGCCCACCCAGGGAGGTCACCATGCAGCACACGCCAGCGCACGCGGTCGGGATCAGGACCGACGAGGACGCCCGGGCGGTCGCGGCCGCCCACACCGAGGACGACGACGGCTACTGCGTGGCCTGCCGGGAGTCCGGCGTCCGGGTGCACGTGCCGTGCTTCGCGCGGATCGAGGCCGCCCGCCACCTCGACCGGCTGGGTGTCCTGCCGTGCTGAAGGTGCTGCCGTGCACGGCCCCGGAGTGCGCTGACCGCCGGCTATCGCTCGCGAGGTTCACCGCGCGTGAGGTGGAGAACTTCACGCCCCTCGCCAAGGCCCGGGTCAAACCGGTCCCGTGCGCCAGCTTCCCGGGCTTCTTCCACACGATGCGCCGGGTCGGGACCACGAGCACCGGGTACTGAGGCGTCAGTACCCGGAAAGTCGCTCAGCTGATCGTGACCTTGGCTCCGGTGGAGGACATCGTCTCGTGCAGGGTCAGGTACGCCAGGCCTGCGCCCTTCGGGATGTCGAACGCCAGTGTCCCGCTCGACTCCACGCCAGGGTTGACGCTGTCCAGGCCGAAGGTCACGTGGCCGGGGTTGAGGTACAGGGAGGCGCCGGAGTCCGTGCCGTACTTGGTGCCGTCCTGGCCGAACGCGCTCTGACTGAACTCCTGGAACTGGCCCTGCTTCTGTCCGACGTTCTTCACGCTCAGACTGACCAGGCAGAACTGGCCCTGCGCCTTGCGGGTGAGTACGTCGCGCCTGATCTCCGGCACCCCGCATTCCACCTTGCTCACGGTGAACTCGAACAGCCCGTCGCGGACCGGGGTGTTCAGGCCGACCACGGGCGCGGACGGCGAGGGGGCGGCGGTCTGAGGGGCCTCCCACGGGAACCATGAGCGGGTGGCTTCCGGTGTGGGGCGGGAGCTTCCCCGCGCCTCCGGATGCGTCCCGTCCCGGAGGATCTGGAAGCCGACGACGCAGCCCACGCAGATCAGCAGCAGTATCGCGCCGGCCGCGCCGAGGGCGATGAACAGCGTCTTGTTGCTCTTGGCTGGCGGCCGGGGGTAGCCCGGTGCCGGAGCGCCGCCCGCCGCGTGGTGCGCGCCCCACAGCGGAGCCCCGGCAGTCGTCTGGGACCCACCCCAGGTCGCAGACCCGTCCACGGCCGGAACCGGGCCTGTCGGCTGCGACCCGCCCCACGCCGGAACCGAGGCAGCCGTCTCGGGACCGCTCCATGCCGGAGGTCCGCTCGCCGTGAGCGGTTCGCTGAAAGCCGCAGAGCCACTCGCCGTGAGCGGTCCGCTGGGCGTCGGAGAACCGTCCGGGGTCGGGGGCCCGCCCAGGATCGGCGGCGAGTCCGGGGCGGCCCACGGACTCGCGGGGGACGGCGACGAACCCTCAGGGGCTGCCCCGTGACTCTCCGACGGGGTCGGCTCGGGACCGGGCTCACTGGGCGCTGACATGACGTCCCTTCGGTGGATCTTGGCGTGGCGCCCAGAGAGGCTACCCCTGATCAAGGCCGCCGTCAGGCCCGCTCGGGAGGGAATGTGACCCGACCGACCCACGAAAACCAGACCGCGGATCCGACCGGATGGTCTGTGCGCGGTGGACCCGAGTTCTGTACAGACTTCGCGCCACTTTTGGCGTACCCTGGGTGTATGACGATTCTGCCGTTCACTGACGTCCGCAACCGGCTGTCGGAGTTGATCGACGAAGTGGGTCGCACGCACGAGCGCGTGACGATCACCCGGCATGGCCAAGACGTCGCGGTCCTGCTGTCCCCGGCCGATCTGGAAGCGCTCGAGGAGACTCTCGAGGTGCTCTCCAGCCCGGAAGCCATGCGTCAGCTCGCGGAGTCGCGCGAAGCGATCGAGGCTGGCGACGTGCTCGACGCTGAGGAACTTGCGGCGTTGATGGCCAAGCGCGCCAAGAAGGTCGCGTGACCCACCAGGGCCAGGGCGGTTACCAGCTGCGGGTCGCTGGCCCGGCCGCGCGTGCGCTCGCGGGTCGGCTTCCGGAGAAGGTGGCGGCGGCGGTCTACGAGTTCATCACGACGACGCTACTCGACAACCCCCGCAGGGTCGGAAAGCCGTTGGCGCTCCCGCCATACCAGGGCACGTGGTCCGCACGGCGAGGTAGCTACCGGGTCCTTTACGAGATCGATGACCAGGCCCGAACCGTGACCGTGACCGTGATCGAGCACCGAGGTGACGTCTACCGGTCGCGCGGCTAGCACCACGGGGGCCGACGCTGTCGGGTCGGGCCCCGCCGTAACCGTCTGAAAGGTCTTTAAGAGGCCCAGATGGTGCGCACGTGGTTGATGTGCACCGTCATGATCTTCTCGGACGCCTCGGTGTCGCCCTTCGCGAGGGCGTCCAGGAGCGTGTGGTGCTCGCGGGCCGAGTCGACCAGGCCGCCGCGCTCGTGCAGCTCGGCGAGGCCGTAGAGCCGGGAGCGGGTGCGCAGCTCGTTGACGACGCTGACCAGGTGCTGGTTGCCGGCGAGGGCGAGCAGGCCCAGGTGGAAGCGCAGGTCGGCGTCGATGTAGGCGATCAGGTCGCCGCGCTCGGCCGCCGCGACGATCTCGTCGGCGATCGGACGCAGGGCGGTGAGGGCTGGCTGGCTGGCCTGCTCGATGACCCGGCGCATCATGGGGACCTCGATCAGGGCCCGGATCTCCAGGAACTCGTCGAGGTCGCGGTCCGACAGGGCGGTGACCCGGAAGCCCCGGTTGCGGACGACCTCGAACATGCCCTCCTTGACCAGGTCGAGGAGAGCCTCGCGGACCGGCGTGACCGAGACGCCGAACGTGCTGGCGAGGGTGGCGGCCGAGTAGACCACCGCCGGGCGCAGCTCGCCGGAGATCAGGGCGGCCCGCAGCGCGGCCGTGACCTCCTCGCGGAGGGTGCGCCGGGCTGCGGACGGCAGCCGGAGCGTGGGGAGGTCGTGTTCACTCACCACAGGAGTACTCCGTTCGCCAAGGTGACCAGACGTTACCACCTAGAACCAACGACCCCGTTGTCGTCAAGGTCCCATTCTATGTAGTACGTCATATGCTAGGTCACCGGCCGAACGGCTACCAGGCCGCCCACGATCATGAGATGGTTCGGAACACCTCCACGACCTGGCCGACGATCGCCGCCTCGGTGCGCTCGAACTCCGGTCCGGTCACCAGCGTGTCGTCGTCGGGCAGACCGGTCAAGACCGGTGTGTGCAGGTGACCGCCCGGGATGGCACTGCCCAGGGCGACCCGCAGCCGGTTGCTCCGGTAGGCGACCTCATTGGACAGGTACCCGCCACCGCCGCCCTGCACCGCGCGCGACCCCTGCGTCGGACCATTCTCCCGGTACACCGGGGACGTGCCCCCGGCCGGGATCTCCACGACGACATTGTTGACCCTGACCGGGTACGGGCCGGCCGCCGTCACCATCGCGGCCGTCGGCAGCGTGCCCGGGATGAACTCGGCCCCCGGCCCCATGCCCGGCGCGACCACCGGTGAGCTGTAGGTGCCCCCGGACAGGGCGCCCTCGTTGTCCGGGAACGGGTCGGCCGACCGGGCCCGGCCGTTGAAGCCCTCCAGGGTGAACTCGCCCGGGTAGCCCTGGCTGACGCTGGAGATCAGGGCCGCCTGCGCGATCCGGGGGCCGAAGGCGCGCTCGACGATGTCGGCGTCGAAGTCGGCGTAGCGGACCGGCAGCACCACGGCCCGCACCTCCGCCTGGCCGCCGCCGCGCAGGGTGATCCGCCGGCCGTTGAGCGCCAGGGCCGCCGCGCCCGACGGGTTCGCGGTGCGGGGGTCGTGGTCCAGGCCGAACGGGTCGAAGCCGCTGACGAAGATCTTCGGGATCCCGGTACTGGAGAAGGCGTTGTCGACGAGGCCCCTGCTGGCGTCCTCGAACGCGCTGACCGTACCGGCGGTCGCGTGGAACTGTCGGAGCTGGCGGGCCATGGTGAGCCGGGTCCAGTACAGCGGGCGGTCGTCCAGGGCGGCCAGCGGGGCAGGGTCGGTGGTGGGGCGGCGGCCCTGGGAGCGGTTCACCGCCGCCGACCAGAGCGCCGTGCCCCAGTCGGTGACCAGGGCGGTCAGCTCGGCGGGGCTTCTCGTGCCGCACAGGGCCGCCGGGAACCGGTCGCCGAAGCTGGTCAGCCCGGCCCGCCGGATGATCTCGGCGGGCTGCGGGCCCAGGCGGGACTGCTCGGTGGTCGGGGCCACGGAGGTGTCCAGGCAGGACGGGGCGGCGGCGGTGGCGGGGACCGGGGCGGCGAGGAGGGCGACGGCCGTGACGGCGCCGAGCAGGATGCGCATGGGTAATACATTACACACCACTTAGGAGGGTGGGGTGTGAGCCCGGAACGCTTGCGGGGAAGTCGTCGAGCGCCGGGGGTGGCGGTCGACAACTTCCCCGAGGGGTGTCGCGTCCCCGAAGGGGGTGGGGGCGCGACCGTGGGGCCGGGACCGCCGTGGGAGGCGGCCCCGGACCCTCGTCCTACTGGATGGCCCACTTCTGGCCGGTGGCACCGGAGCATGTCGCCAGCTCCAGCTTCGTGCTGTTCGCGGTCCCGTTGCCCACCGTGCCCAGGCAATTGCCGCCCAGCCCGGTCACGGACCCGTCGCTCTGCTGCGCCCACTGCTGCCCGGCCGCGCCGGAGCAGGTCTGGATCGCGACCACCGCCGCCGAACCGTCCAGGCAGACGCCGTTCTTGCCGGTCAGCGTGCCGTTGGCGTTGAACGACCACTGCTGGTGCAGGGCGCCGTTGCAGGAGTACAACGTCGGCTGCGAGCCCGGCGTCGTCGTGCCGTAGGGGATGTCCACGCACTTCGAGGACGCCTGGTGCACGAGGGCCCCGGAGGTCGCCGGCGCGGTCCCCGCGGTGCCGGTCGCGGACAGCTCCGCCACCGACGTCCACGGGCCCCGGTTGCCGGCCTCGGTGAGGGCCCGGAACCGGATGTACCGGCCGGTCTTCGCCGCGAAGCTCACGGTTTTCTCCGTGGCGTCGTCCGCGAAGGTGCCCGTGGCCACGGCCGTGCCCCAGCTGCTCGTGGAGTTGGACACGTAGACCTCATACTGGCCGGGCCTGCCGTTGGCGCCGCCGTCCTGGCGGGGGAGCACCTTCAGCGAGTCCACGTTGTACGTGCCGCCCAGGTCCACCTGGATCTCGTGCGGGAGCGTCCCGCCCGACCAGGCGGTGTGCCACATGGTGGCGGTGTTCCCGTCGAAGGCGTTGGTGGCCGCGTCGTTCTCGGCCGCCGTCTCCTGGCTGTCGGCGGACACCAGCGACCAGGCCGTCTTCGGGATCGGCTGCGAACCGGTCGGCGGGGTGGTGGTCGCCGGCAGCGTGGCCCCGGTCAGCGTGACCGAGAACGCGCCGGACTGCGAGCCGACCTTGGTCCACAGCACCTTGCCGTCGAAGAACCAACCCGTCGCGGCGCTGTCGTACGCCGCCTTGGAGGCCTGCTGGGTCAGGGTGGTCGAGCCCAGCTTCACCGTGGTCGGCGCGCCGCCCAGGTGGGTGCTGAACTCGTAGCCGCGTGCGGACGGCTTGCCGGTGTAGGAACCGACCGACGCGCCGACGTTGACCGTGATGTCACCGGTGCCGGTGGCCGGCGCCGTCATCGTGACGGCCTGGGTGGCCGACGAGCCGGTCTGGTAGGCGCGGGTGATGCCGTCGTCCTCGTAGAGGGTGAAGTTCGAGGTGCCGCGCGGGTAGAGGTCGTAGGTGAGGGTGTCCACCGGCTTCTCGCCGGTGTAGTTCATCTGCGGCCACATCGGCACGATGGCGCCGCCCTTGACGAACAGCGGCAGCGTGTCCAGGGGCGCGCTGTAACCGTTGAGCGTGGCCGGGCCCTGGTAGACGGTCCCGGTCCAGTAATCGGTCCAGGTGCCGGCCGGCAGGTAGATGCCGTCGCGGGTGCTGGTGTTGGTGACGACCGGGGCGACGAGGAAGGAGTCGCCGGACAGGAACTCGCCGGACGTCTGGTTGCCGCGCGCGACCGGGTCGTTGGGGTAGTCGAGGACCATGGCCCGGACGGCCGGGGTGCCGGTGGCGGTGGCGTTGGCGCTCATCGTGTACATGTACGGCATCAGCCGCATCTTCAGCTGCAGGTACTTGCGGTTGATGCTCAGCGTCGGCTCGGCCCACCGCCACGGCTGCTTGTCGTTGTAGCCGGTCGACGGGTTCGTCGGGCCCCAGCCGGACATGGTCATGAACGCCGGGGTGAACGCCTTCCACTGCAGGTCACGCGCGTAGGTCGCGGGCGAGCCCTCGAAGATGCCGTCGACGTCGCCGGACGCGTAGTTCAGCGCCGACAGGCCGGCCCCGGCGATGGCCGGCACGTGCCAGCGCATGTTCGCCCAGT
Proteins encoded in this window:
- a CDS encoding FG-GAP repeat domain-containing protein produces the protein MNTYVRRALAGLVAATALTGSLLAAVTPAHASFTSSLGGSISRSEVIERAQYWVDHQPGDYNQGASSPGPTGDRNYRRDCSGFVDMAWHLNSDPNTQGLPGVSTEIARTDLQAGDILDSYYDHVILFNAWEADHVHYSYYAFGATPVHFVPRASINDAQIDGHPNGDYKAYRYRNITGSQTAASASPMFADLDGDGRAEMIVASPNGNVTAYRNVSTSGLWAAGFYTGSDYMVVAGVGSNYDKLRFADLDKDGRAEMIIAQADGSVVAYRNINTSGLWAAGFFTGVDYMTVAGVGSNYDKVRFADLDKDGRAEMIIAQADGSVVAYRNINTTGLWAAGFFTGVDYMNVAGVGSNYDKVRFADLDKDGRAEMIIAQADGSLIAYRNINTTGLWAAGFFTGVDYMNVAGVGSNYDRVRFADLDKDGRAEMIIAAADGNVTAYRNINTTGLWAAGFYTGADYMVVATGVH
- the nfi gene encoding deoxyribonuclease V (cleaves DNA at apurinic or apyrimidinic sites), with translation MPALPTTAEEAVALQRALRHQVEVSPGPTNPRTVAGLDVAYADGSDRVAAAVVVLDAGNLLPVQQATATGLATFPYVPGLFAFRELPTLLEALAQLTVTPDVLVCDGQGLAHPERFGLACHVGLETGLPTIGVAKTLFIGEYEEPGDQRGDWSPLTDGGEVIGRVLRTRAGVKPVFVSVGHRFDLDSATELTLALTPRYRLPETTRAADQLSRLALRAG
- a CDS encoding DUF397 domain-containing protein; this translates as MTTHLNGAPWRKSNRSGNDAACVEVALLPQVTGVRDSKDQGGPVLIFSTTDWVTFTVALKAGAL
- a CDS encoding helix-turn-helix domain-containing protein; the encoded protein is MANETGTLRSLMLGKQLRELREAAGFTLDAVAEHINKSGGTVSRYENAHVPINWPDVDALLSLYGVHDAAHRAGLIQLAKDAWKRGWWDEYGDVLPGQFLDLVWLESRATRIQIFTLGYVPGLVQSRGYMQALFDEDPSFDAEQRERGIQLRAKRQELLDQLHHPEISVILDESILLRPIGGPATMADQLRHLLVLGDRPGVSIRVLPRDTEMHRALGGGFTLLHLGEPFLPFGYFENLAGCLYVESPKVNKILSTYDDIDRAALDPEASAALIEAASRDLRDHTPERGTVAEK
- a CDS encoding DUF4352 domain-containing protein codes for the protein MDGSATWGGSQTTAGAPLWGAHHAAGGAPAPGYPRPPAKSNKTLFIALGAAGAILLLICVGCVVGFQILRDGTHPEARGSSRPTPEATRSWFPWEAPQTAAPSPSAPVVGLNTPVRDGLFEFTVSKVECGVPEIRRDVLTRKAQGQFCLVSLSVKNVGQKQGQFQEFSQSAFGQDGTKYGTDSGASLYLNPGHVTFGLDSVNPGVESSGTLAFDIPKGAGLAYLTLHETMSSTGAKVTIS
- a CDS encoding type II toxin-antitoxin system Phd/YefM family antitoxin, whose translation is MTILPFTDVRNRLSELIDEVGRTHERVTITRHGQDVAVLLSPADLEALEETLEVLSSPEAMRQLAESREAIEAGDVLDAEELAALMAKRAKKVA
- a CDS encoding type II toxin-antitoxin system RelE family toxin, which encodes MTHQGQGGYQLRVAGPAARALAGRLPEKVAAAVYEFITTTLLDNPRRVGKPLALPPYQGTWSARRGSYRVLYEIDDQARTVTVTVIEHRGDVYRSRG
- a CDS encoding GntR family transcriptional regulator codes for the protein MSEHDLPTLRLPSAARRTLREEVTAALRAALISGELRPAVVYSAATLASTFGVSVTPVREALLDLVKEGMFEVVRNRGFRVTALSDRDLDEFLEIRALIEVPMMRRVIEQASQPALTALRPIADEIVAAAERGDLIAYIDADLRFHLGLLALAGNQHLVSVVNELRTRSRLYGLAELHERGGLVDSAREHHTLLDALAKGDTEASEKIMTVHINHVRTIWAS
- a CDS encoding discoidin domain-containing protein; amino-acid sequence: MTSPPRRLRLLLGALLVGTALSVCPISPAAAATAGDVTGFSQSGNTYNITTSGAAKARVVFARADIFRVQLAPTGTYDDPAGTDITIKTDFGYTAPAFTDAGTYYKVTTSSVTVRVNKSPLKFSAYKADNTTLLWSESAALSWTGTQTTQTLSQGTDEQYYGTGLRLGDWALRGKTVPIKVDNQWNENNNASPAPFYMSTNGYGVLRNTWKPGSYAFTGPSSFTHDENRFDAYYFAGNGPGDLKGVLNAYTDVTGKPFLAPLWGFELGNADCFNASNPSYQGAHDRLGHQTTPDVVAYANDARAKDMPSGWFLPNDGYGCGYTNLSQSVSGLAAKGFKTGLWTSTGLTGMPGEIAAGSRGVKTDVAWIGGGYKTAFDGVNQAVSGIESNSDARRYVWTVDGWAGTQRNAIVWTGDTEGNWANMRWHVPAIAGAGLSALNYASGDVDGIFEGSPATYARDLQWKAFTPAFMTMSGWGPTNPSTGYNDKQPWRWAEPTLSINRKYLQLKMRLMPYMYTMSANATATGTPAVRAMVLDYPNDPVARGNQTSGEFLSGDSFLVAPVVTNTSTRDGIYLPAGTWTDYWTGTVYQGPATLNGYSAPLDTLPLFVKGGAIVPMWPQMNYTGEKPVDTLTYDLYPRGTSNFTLYEDDGITRAYQTGSSATQAVTMTAPATGTGDITVNVGASVGSYTGKPSARGYEFSTHLGGAPTTVKLGSTTLTQQASKAAYDSAATGWFFDGKVLWTKVGSQSGAFSVTLTGATLPATTTPPTGSQPIPKTAWSLVSADSQETAAENDAATNAFDGNTATMWHTAWSGGTLPHEIQVDLGGTYNVDSLKVLPRQDGGANGRPGQYEVYVSNSTSSWGTAVATGTFADDATEKTVSFAAKTGRYIRFRALTEAGNRGPWTSVAELSATGTAGTAPATSGALVHQASSKCVDIPYGTTTPGSQPTLYSCNGALHQQWSFNANGTLTGKNGVCLDGSAAVVAIQTCSGAAGQQWAQQSDGSVTGLGGNCLGTVGNGTANSTKLELATCSGATGQKWAIQ